The proteins below are encoded in one region of Microbacterium pygmaeum:
- a CDS encoding ABC transporter permease, which yields MNDPSPTSVAAPSLEELRAEAMAWGRRPRGRGAWYVTEHMVRAMRAYGWTIVVGALGQPIIYLLGLGLGLAALIQAPITDAAGQEVPYLVFVAPALLMTAGISVASEEFSYPVVAGFKWRRYFYGFNASPLSSRQIAAGVVLGAGARIVLAAAGYYLFIWIFGAVPDPSTGWISILVGVLAGLAFGIPYMAYAASIEEDKGQFALVQRFVFMPMFLFSGTFYPLMSLPLWLQWIGWISPLWHATELGRMLTYGQSEPFWLTVVHVVYLLVLSVGAAIIAGRIFERRLAK from the coding sequence ATGAACGATCCGTCGCCGACATCCGTCGCCGCCCCGTCGCTGGAGGAGCTGCGGGCCGAGGCGATGGCCTGGGGGCGCAGACCCCGTGGCAGGGGCGCGTGGTACGTCACCGAGCACATGGTCCGGGCGATGCGCGCCTACGGCTGGACGATCGTCGTGGGCGCGCTCGGCCAGCCGATCATCTACCTCCTCGGGCTCGGTCTCGGACTCGCGGCCCTGATCCAGGCGCCGATCACCGATGCTGCCGGTCAGGAGGTGCCCTACCTCGTGTTCGTGGCGCCCGCGCTGCTGATGACTGCGGGGATCTCGGTCGCGAGCGAGGAGTTCAGCTATCCGGTGGTGGCCGGTTTCAAGTGGCGCCGCTACTTCTACGGCTTCAACGCGTCGCCGCTGTCCTCCCGCCAGATCGCAGCCGGAGTGGTGCTGGGCGCCGGTGCACGCATCGTCCTCGCGGCGGCCGGGTACTACCTCTTCATCTGGATCTTCGGCGCTGTCCCCGACCCGTCGACCGGGTGGATCTCGATCCTCGTGGGCGTCCTCGCCGGGCTCGCCTTCGGGATCCCCTACATGGCATATGCCGCCTCCATCGAAGAGGACAAGGGACAGTTCGCCCTCGTGCAGCGCTTCGTGTTCATGCCGATGTTCCTGTTCTCCGGCACCTTCTATCCCCTGATGAGCCTGCCGCTGTGGCTCCAGTGGATCGGATGGATCTCGCCGCTCTGGCACGCGACGGAGCTCGGACGCATGCTGACCTACGGCCAGTCCGAACCGTTCTGGCTCACGGTGGTCCACGTCGTGTATCTGCTCGTGCTGAGCGTGGGTGCGGCCATCATCGCGGGACGCATCTTCGAGCGGAGGCTGGCGAAGTGA
- a CDS encoding AsnC family protein: protein MSGDDIRTLIGAAPEGAPIAELHRLAAVRRELARAEEVQVRRARNLGYSWQAIAAALGVSRQAAHKKYGRK, encoded by the coding sequence GTGAGTGGCGATGACATCCGCACCCTGATCGGCGCGGCCCCCGAGGGGGCGCCGATCGCCGAACTGCATCGGCTCGCGGCCGTGCGGCGCGAACTCGCCCGGGCCGAAGAGGTGCAGGTGCGTCGCGCGCGCAACCTCGGCTACTCGTGGCAGGCGATCGCGGCGGCGCTGGGCGTGTCCAGGCAGGCCGCTCACAAGAAGTACGGTCGGAAGTGA
- a CDS encoding phosphoenolpyruvate carboxykinase (GTP), with product MALADIFTRSAPTGIRPPVNTTDAYGRRPAVDGAGMADLLDWVDEIAALTQPDRIHWVDGSRAENDALLREMVDEGKLIKLNPEWRPGSYLARSHPSDVARTEGRTFIASEREQDAGPTNNWAQPAEMRATLQPLFEGSMKGRTMYVVPFSMGPVGGPLSHIGVQVTDSAYAVTSIGIMTRVGADVLREIAGGAAWVKTVHSVGAPLQPGEQDAAWPCNDEKYIVHYPETLEVWSYGSGYGGNAILAKKCFALRIASVIGRDEGWLAEHMLLIRVIDPAGRAYHVAAAFPSACGKTNLAMLRPTIPGWRVETLGDDIAWLRPGEDGRLWAINPEAGFFGVAPGTGESTNVAAVETLWGNTIFTNVALRPDGDVWWEGLTDEAPAELTDWEGNPWTPAMGRPAAHPNSRFTVGAAQCPQIADDWEAPQGVPLDVILFGGRRATNVPLVLEATDWTHGVFLGSTISSERTAAAEGTVGELRRDPFAMLPFCGYNMADYFGHWLKVGSKLRFDRAPRIFQVNWFRKGSDGRFLWPGFGDNARVIDWIIRRIDGEVASVETPIGRLPRSEDLDLSGIDVPQADLDELFAVDRESWLRETELTQEFYDTFDGRIPAPLQAELSALRYRLERA from the coding sequence ATGGCACTGGCCGACATCTTCACGCGATCCGCGCCCACCGGCATCCGTCCGCCGGTGAACACGACCGATGCCTACGGCCGGCGTCCCGCAGTCGATGGCGCGGGCATGGCCGATCTCCTCGACTGGGTCGACGAGATCGCCGCGCTGACGCAGCCGGATCGCATCCACTGGGTCGACGGCTCGCGCGCCGAGAACGACGCGCTGCTGCGCGAGATGGTCGACGAGGGCAAGCTGATCAAGCTCAACCCCGAGTGGCGTCCCGGCTCGTACCTCGCCCGCTCGCACCCGAGCGATGTCGCCCGCACGGAAGGACGCACGTTCATCGCCTCCGAGCGCGAGCAGGATGCGGGTCCGACCAACAACTGGGCGCAGCCGGCCGAGATGCGTGCGACGTTGCAGCCGCTGTTCGAGGGGAGCATGAAGGGGCGCACGATGTACGTCGTCCCGTTCTCGATGGGTCCGGTCGGCGGACCCCTGTCCCACATCGGGGTCCAGGTGACCGACAGCGCCTACGCGGTCACCTCGATCGGCATCATGACCCGCGTCGGCGCCGATGTGCTGCGCGAGATCGCCGGCGGAGCCGCCTGGGTCAAGACCGTCCACTCGGTGGGCGCCCCGCTTCAGCCGGGGGAGCAGGATGCCGCGTGGCCGTGCAACGACGAGAAGTACATCGTCCACTACCCCGAGACGCTCGAGGTCTGGTCGTACGGATCGGGATACGGCGGCAACGCGATCCTCGCGAAGAAGTGCTTCGCGCTGCGCATCGCGTCGGTCATCGGTCGCGACGAGGGGTGGCTTGCCGAGCACATGCTCCTGATCCGTGTGATCGACCCCGCCGGTCGCGCCTACCACGTGGCCGCCGCCTTCCCCTCGGCGTGCGGGAAGACGAACCTCGCCATGCTGCGCCCGACGATCCCCGGCTGGCGCGTGGAGACGCTGGGTGATGACATCGCGTGGCTGCGCCCCGGCGAGGACGGACGCCTGTGGGCGATCAACCCCGAGGCCGGCTTCTTCGGCGTCGCACCCGGAACCGGCGAGTCGACCAACGTCGCGGCCGTGGAGACCCTGTGGGGCAACACCATCTTCACCAACGTGGCGCTGCGCCCGGACGGGGACGTGTGGTGGGAGGGCCTGACCGATGAGGCGCCCGCCGAGCTCACCGACTGGGAGGGCAACCCGTGGACGCCCGCGATGGGCCGCCCCGCCGCCCACCCGAACTCACGGTTCACCGTGGGCGCTGCGCAGTGCCCGCAGATCGCCGACGATTGGGAGGCGCCGCAGGGCGTGCCCCTGGACGTCATCCTGTTCGGCGGTCGCCGCGCCACCAACGTCCCGCTGGTCCTCGAGGCGACCGACTGGACCCACGGGGTGTTCCTCGGCTCGACGATCTCCTCCGAGCGCACTGCGGCTGCCGAAGGGACGGTGGGCGAATTGCGCCGCGACCCGTTCGCGATGCTGCCGTTCTGCGGCTACAACATGGCGGACTACTTCGGCCACTGGCTCAAGGTCGGCTCGAAGCTGCGTTTCGACCGCGCGCCGCGCATCTTCCAGGTCAACTGGTTCCGCAAGGGCTCGGACGGCCGGTTCCTGTGGCCCGGATTCGGTGACAACGCCCGCGTGATCGACTGGATCATCCGTCGCATCGACGGTGAGGTCGCCTCCGTCGAGACGCCGATCGGACGCCTGCCGCGCAGCGAGGATCTGGACCTGTCCGGCATCGACGTGCCGCAGGCCGATCTCGACGAGCTGTTCGCCGTCGACCGTGAGTCGTGGCTGCGAGAGACCGAACTGACCCAGGAGTTCTACGACACCTTCGACGGGCGCATCCCGGCCCCGCTGCAGGCCGAGTTGTCGGCGCTGCGCTACCGCCTCGAGCGCGCCTGA
- a CDS encoding DUF4436 family protein, whose product MALEQTAPTRRPRVPLFVIVLVAALVGTYLAVIALYAVNERTVTIDGCTEDPPADAILLSLDPETMDAAADRLGANLDVVSFGPVAAKDSSLLTAPLTVLVTDNDGPRSIVIPPEELPSPHALRLITTGSVERWPFDVHSVDVAFASLQTVDGEVRSIKTVLCGSAHVPGWTFASEEIPGTDELTIDGEPVAQIRVIATRSPATVAFGIVILALMVVLPVLGLTVAILAYRGLRKVEATLMSWMAAMLFATIPLRTFLPGSPPIGSWVDYLLVLWVLAGLVIALAVYVAAWVRWTPAAVAPDRP is encoded by the coding sequence GTGGCTCTTGAGCAGACTGCGCCGACGCGTCGGCCGCGGGTGCCGCTGTTCGTGATCGTGCTGGTCGCGGCGCTGGTCGGTACCTACCTCGCGGTGATCGCCCTCTACGCCGTCAACGAGCGGACAGTCACGATCGACGGATGCACCGAGGATCCGCCCGCCGACGCGATTCTGCTCTCGCTCGATCCGGAGACGATGGATGCTGCGGCCGACCGTCTCGGCGCGAACCTCGATGTCGTCTCGTTCGGACCGGTGGCGGCGAAGGACAGCAGCCTGCTCACCGCGCCCCTCACGGTGCTCGTGACGGACAACGACGGGCCTCGGTCCATCGTGATCCCACCCGAAGAGCTCCCGTCGCCGCATGCCCTTCGGCTGATCACCACCGGCTCCGTCGAGCGCTGGCCATTCGACGTGCACTCCGTCGACGTTGCCTTCGCATCGCTGCAGACCGTCGACGGCGAGGTCCGCTCCATCAAGACCGTGCTCTGCGGGTCCGCCCACGTGCCGGGCTGGACCTTCGCGTCCGAGGAGATCCCCGGAACGGACGAGCTCACCATCGACGGTGAGCCGGTCGCACAGATCCGCGTGATCGCCACGCGGTCCCCGGCCACCGTCGCCTTCGGCATCGTGATCCTCGCGCTGATGGTGGTGCTGCCGGTCCTCGGGCTCACCGTCGCGATCCTCGCGTACCGCGGGTTGCGGAAGGTCGAGGCGACCCTCATGAGCTGGATGGCCGCCATGCTGTTCGCGACGATTCCGCTGCGGACGTTCCTGCCCGGATCGCCGCCCATCGGCTCGTGGGTCGACTACCTGCTCGTCCTGTGGGTGCTGGCGGGACTGGTGATCGCCCTGGCCGTCTACGTCGCCGCGTGGGTGCGCTGGACGCCGGCGGCCGTCGCTCCCGATCGGCCGTAA
- a CDS encoding ABC transporter ATP-binding protein yields the protein MPEAVIRAERLEKSYPVKGKPDVVAVDGLSFEVAPGESFGLLGPNGAGKSTTMKMIGAVSTRSSGELEILGLDPDQYGPEIRSRLGVVPQQDNLDGELNARENLFIYGRYFGLSAKVCHQKADELLAFAALEDKAKSKVEQLSGGMKRRLTIARGLINDPRILLLDEPTTGLDPQARHVLWDRLFRLKERGTTLVLTTHYMDEAEQLCDRLIVVDKGRIMAEGTPASLIREHSSREVLEVRFGSDRNQQIGPQLQGIGDRVEVLPDRVLIYTENGETALERVTERGLEPITSLVRRSSLEDVFLRLTGRSLVE from the coding sequence GTGCCAGAAGCCGTCATCCGCGCCGAGCGCCTCGAGAAGTCGTATCCGGTGAAGGGCAAACCCGACGTCGTCGCCGTCGACGGACTGTCCTTCGAGGTCGCGCCGGGCGAGTCGTTCGGGCTGCTCGGCCCGAACGGGGCCGGCAAGTCCACGACCATGAAGATGATCGGCGCCGTCTCGACGCGCTCGTCCGGCGAGCTGGAGATCCTCGGCCTCGATCCGGATCAGTACGGGCCGGAGATCCGCTCGCGCCTGGGCGTCGTGCCGCAGCAGGACAACCTGGACGGCGAGTTGAACGCTCGCGAGAACCTCTTCATCTACGGCCGGTACTTCGGCCTGTCCGCGAAGGTCTGCCACCAGAAGGCCGACGAGCTGCTCGCGTTCGCCGCGCTCGAGGACAAGGCCAAGAGCAAGGTCGAACAGCTCTCCGGCGGGATGAAGCGGCGCCTGACGATCGCACGCGGTCTGATCAACGACCCGCGGATCCTGCTGCTGGACGAACCGACGACCGGATTGGATCCGCAGGCCCGGCACGTGCTGTGGGACCGGCTGTTCCGGTTGAAGGAGCGCGGAACGACCCTCGTACTCACAACCCACTACATGGATGAGGCCGAGCAGCTGTGCGACCGGCTGATCGTCGTGGACAAGGGCCGGATCATGGCCGAGGGCACACCCGCCTCGCTGATCCGCGAACACTCCAGTCGCGAAGTGCTCGAGGTGCGGTTCGGCTCCGACCGCAATCAGCAGATCGGGCCGCAGCTGCAGGGGATCGGCGACCGCGTCGAGGTGCTGCCCGATCGGGTGCTGATCTACACCGAGAACGGCGAGACCGCTCTGGAGCGCGTCACCGAGCGCGGCCTCGAGCCGATCACCTCGCTCGTGCGCCGCTCGAGCCTGGAGGATGTGTTCCTGCGCCTCACCGGAAGGTCGCTGGTCGAATGA
- a CDS encoding winged helix DNA-binding domain-containing protein — protein sequence MDNRKVIERRLRSHRLSAPAATIADAASHMLATQAQEFWGGRWALAARTKGDPTVRDVDAALDRGEIVRSWTMRGTIHAIPARDLMWVLGVTGERQHRAAAAAHRREGLDADQFRTAERAALDALAGGNRLTRKELFEVWERVGVSTAGQRGYHVLVALSVRALLCQGPVVPRESGPTREQFLVRTDEWVTDAASPADPTAEMFVRYIASHGPAGARDFAWWAGLPLGVARTAADAASARLSLVADVGDPQFVAAEPAPRPSPSASDVLALPPFEEYYLSYADRTIPCAPEFLSRIGPSMNGIVRPIILARGAIIGVWTHSVAVGRHGDAPIPELLAQGAASDAEVRAALERYRAFITA from the coding sequence GTGGACAACCGGAAGGTGATCGAGCGGCGCCTGCGTTCGCACCGGCTCTCGGCGCCCGCCGCGACGATCGCCGACGCCGCGTCGCACATGCTCGCGACCCAGGCGCAGGAGTTCTGGGGCGGGCGCTGGGCGCTGGCAGCGCGCACGAAGGGCGACCCGACCGTGCGCGACGTCGATGCCGCGCTCGATCGCGGCGAGATCGTCCGCTCATGGACGATGCGGGGCACCATCCACGCGATCCCGGCCCGCGATCTCATGTGGGTGCTCGGCGTCACGGGCGAGCGGCAGCACCGGGCGGCCGCCGCCGCCCACCGTCGGGAGGGCCTGGACGCCGATCAGTTCCGGACCGCCGAGCGCGCAGCGCTCGACGCGCTCGCCGGCGGGAACCGGCTCACCCGGAAGGAGCTGTTCGAGGTCTGGGAACGCGTCGGCGTGTCGACGGCGGGACAGCGGGGCTATCACGTGCTCGTCGCCCTGTCGGTGCGAGCGCTCCTGTGCCAGGGACCGGTCGTGCCGCGCGAGAGCGGGCCCACTCGTGAGCAGTTCCTCGTCCGCACCGATGAGTGGGTGACGGATGCCGCGTCCCCGGCCGATCCGACGGCGGAGATGTTCGTCCGCTACATCGCCTCGCACGGGCCGGCCGGGGCGCGCGACTTCGCCTGGTGGGCGGGACTCCCGCTGGGAGTGGCGAGGACCGCCGCGGATGCGGCATCCGCTCGTCTGTCCCTCGTCGCGGACGTCGGCGACCCGCAGTTCGTCGCCGCCGAGCCGGCACCTCGACCAAGTCCGAGCGCCTCCGACGTCCTCGCGCTGCCGCCGTTCGAGGAGTACTACCTGTCGTACGCCGATCGGACGATCCCATGCGCGCCCGAGTTCCTCAGCAGGATCGGACCCAGCATGAACGGGATCGTCCGACCGATCATCCTCGCGCGCGGTGCCATCATCGGCGTGTGGACGCACTCGGTGGCCGTCGGCCGACACGGCGACGCGCCGATCCCCGAACTGCTCGCGCAAGGCGCCGCGTCCGACGCCGAGGTCCGAGCCGCGCTCGAGCGGTACCGCGCCTTCATCACGGCCTGA
- a CDS encoding ABC transporter ATP-binding protein, with protein sequence MSETPTRRRGRRIPDGPRASFRQLLPFIFEHKRTLVVVAALSVLGALATLAQPLLVGSVIERVQLGETLGSLVWVLVGLVVASSIISGYQHYLLQRTGTAVVYSSRRKLIARILHLPISEFDARRTGDLVSRVGTDTTLLYAVLTQGLADAVGNALIFVGALVAMAVIDPILLLLIIVVIGVSVVVVVLLSGRIRTASTQQQEKVGELASGVERAVGSIRTVRASGATEREVASVSGLATEAYAVGVRIAKVSALVVPIAGIALQVSLLVVLGVGGFRVASGAITIASLVTFIMFLFLMIAPLGSTFGAITSVNQALGALGRIQEVLDLPTESQHDIEAGAVGGGATLRQAQGPEGAAQGPGAQGPADAPAIAFRDVRFRYPENVVAARAAAAREARTVLEQAHLERAADDVATDPAAAPDRDVLRGVSFEVARGSRVALVGPSGAGKSTILSLIERFYDATGGTIELAGRDIRSLDRAQLRAQFGYVEQDAPTLAGTIADNLRLASPEASDSDCERVLHAVNLTEVLERNPLGLQAPVGEDGVMLSGGERQRLAIARALLAAPPILLLDESTSSLDGVNEQRMRDAIDAVATGRTLIVIAHRLSTVVDSDRIVVLDHGTVLGEGTHSELVESTPLYRDLARHQLLV encoded by the coding sequence GTGTCTGAAACCCCCACCCGCCGACGAGGTCGCAGGATTCCGGATGGCCCGCGCGCATCGTTCCGGCAACTGCTGCCCTTCATCTTCGAGCACAAGCGCACGCTCGTGGTCGTCGCCGCCCTGAGCGTGCTCGGCGCCCTGGCCACCCTCGCGCAGCCCCTCCTGGTCGGTTCGGTCATCGAGCGGGTGCAGCTCGGCGAAACCCTGGGATCGCTGGTGTGGGTCCTCGTCGGGCTCGTCGTGGCGTCGTCGATCATCTCGGGCTATCAGCACTACCTCCTGCAGCGCACCGGCACGGCTGTCGTGTACTCCAGCCGGCGGAAGCTGATCGCGCGGATCCTGCACCTCCCGATCAGCGAGTTCGACGCGCGCCGCACCGGCGATCTCGTCTCGCGTGTCGGGACCGACACCACGCTGCTGTACGCCGTGCTGACGCAGGGGCTGGCGGATGCCGTCGGCAACGCGCTGATCTTCGTCGGCGCGCTGGTGGCCATGGCGGTGATCGATCCGATCCTCCTGCTGCTGATCATCGTCGTGATCGGCGTCTCGGTCGTGGTGGTGGTGCTGCTCAGCGGCCGGATCCGGACCGCGTCCACGCAGCAGCAGGAGAAGGTCGGCGAGCTCGCCTCGGGTGTCGAACGGGCCGTCGGGTCCATCCGCACGGTGCGCGCATCCGGCGCGACCGAGCGCGAAGTGGCCTCGGTCAGCGGGCTCGCGACCGAGGCGTACGCGGTGGGCGTGCGGATCGCGAAGGTCTCGGCCCTCGTCGTGCCGATCGCGGGCATCGCGCTGCAGGTGTCGCTGCTGGTGGTGCTGGGCGTCGGCGGTTTCCGGGTCGCCTCCGGCGCGATCACGATCGCGTCGCTGGTGACCTTCATCATGTTCCTGTTCCTGATGATCGCCCCGCTCGGCTCGACGTTCGGCGCGATCACCTCGGTGAACCAGGCGCTGGGAGCACTGGGGCGGATCCAGGAGGTTCTGGACCTGCCCACCGAATCGCAGCACGACATCGAGGCCGGCGCAGTCGGTGGAGGCGCGACGCTTCGGCAGGCGCAGGGACCGGAGGGTGCCGCGCAGGGACCGGGGGCGCAGGGTCCTGCGGACGCACCGGCGATCGCGTTCCGCGACGTACGCTTCCGCTACCCGGAGAACGTGGTCGCCGCGCGCGCGGCAGCCGCACGCGAGGCGCGCACCGTCCTCGAGCAGGCGCACCTCGAGCGCGCCGCCGACGACGTCGCGACCGACCCCGCCGCCGCGCCGGATCGCGATGTGCTCCGCGGCGTCTCGTTCGAGGTCGCCAGGGGATCACGCGTGGCACTGGTCGGCCCGAGCGGTGCGGGCAAGAGCACGATCCTCTCCCTCATCGAGCGCTTCTACGACGCGACCGGCGGGACCATCGAGCTGGCCGGTCGCGACATCCGCTCCCTGGATCGCGCGCAGCTGCGGGCCCAGTTCGGCTACGTCGAGCAGGACGCCCCCACCCTGGCCGGCACGATCGCCGACAATCTGCGGCTCGCATCGCCCGAGGCATCCGATTCCGACTGCGAACGGGTGCTGCACGCCGTCAACCTCACCGAGGTTCTGGAGCGCAACCCGCTGGGCCTGCAGGCACCGGTGGGCGAGGACGGAGTGATGCTCTCCGGCGGAGAGCGCCAGCGGCTGGCGATCGCGCGTGCGCTGCTGGCCGCGCCGCCGATCCTGCTGCTGGACGAGTCGACCTCGTCGCTGGACGGGGTGAACGAGCAGCGGATGCGCGATGCCATCGATGCGGTGGCCACCGGGCGGACGCTCATCGTGATCGCGCACCGACTGTCGACGGTCGTCGACAGCGACCGCATCGTGGTGCTCGATCACGGCACGGTGCTCGGCGAAGGGACGCACTCCGAGCTCGTCGAGTCGACCCCGCTGTATCGAGACCTCGCGAGGCACCAGCTGCTGGTGTGA
- a CDS encoding XRE family transcriptional regulator: MPSTSIELSTLGHRIRHQRVSRGYTLDELGELVGVAGSQLSLIENGKREPKLSLLQAIAGATGVEVTDLLSNEPPNRRAALEIELERAQSSSVFHQLGIPAVRVTKGISDEAIEAILGLHRELQRREREAIATPEEARRANTELRLMMRERNNYRPDIEQLAEKQLKAAGHVSGALTHRSVSLMAEQLGFELLYVSDLPHSARSVTDIEHGRIYLPPASIPGGHGLRSMALQAMAHRLLGHERPTDYADFLQQRLEINYYAACCLMPEAASVAFLAQAKKDRNLAVEDFRDAFGVTHEAAGMRLTNLLTTHFGIPLHFLRVDGSGAISRVFENDDLPVPRDVTGSVEGQIVCRKWSARAAFSEQNRTTEHYQYTDTPAGTYWCSTQTGSTSDGEFSITVGVPFDDAKWFRGRESVTRAVSTCPDESCCRRPPAEVAARWQGKAWPSARVHMQMFSPLPRGAFPGVDDNEVYAFLDRHA; the protein is encoded by the coding sequence ATGCCGTCGACCTCGATCGAACTGTCCACACTGGGCCACCGCATCCGCCACCAGCGCGTCTCACGCGGGTACACGCTGGACGAACTGGGCGAGCTCGTCGGAGTCGCGGGGAGTCAGCTGAGTCTCATCGAGAACGGCAAGCGCGAGCCGAAACTCTCCCTCCTGCAGGCGATCGCCGGCGCCACCGGGGTCGAGGTCACCGACCTGCTCAGCAATGAGCCTCCCAATCGTCGCGCCGCGCTGGAGATCGAACTCGAACGCGCGCAGTCGAGCTCGGTCTTCCATCAACTCGGCATCCCGGCCGTCCGGGTGACCAAGGGCATCTCGGACGAGGCGATCGAAGCGATCCTCGGCCTGCACCGCGAGCTGCAGCGCCGTGAACGCGAGGCCATCGCCACTCCCGAGGAGGCCCGGCGCGCCAACACCGAACTGCGGCTGATGATGCGCGAGCGCAACAACTACCGCCCAGACATCGAACAGCTCGCCGAGAAGCAGCTCAAAGCCGCCGGACATGTGTCGGGAGCCCTCACGCACCGCAGCGTGAGCCTCATGGCGGAGCAGCTCGGCTTCGAACTGCTCTACGTGAGCGATCTGCCGCACTCGGCGCGGTCGGTCACCGACATCGAGCACGGCCGCATCTACCTGCCGCCGGCATCGATCCCCGGCGGCCACGGGCTGCGCTCGATGGCGCTGCAGGCGATGGCGCACCGGCTCCTCGGACACGAGCGCCCCACCGACTACGCCGACTTCCTTCAGCAGCGCCTGGAGATCAACTACTACGCGGCGTGCTGCCTCATGCCCGAAGCGGCCTCGGTCGCCTTCCTCGCGCAGGCGAAGAAGGATCGGAACCTCGCGGTGGAGGACTTCCGCGACGCGTTCGGCGTCACGCACGAGGCCGCCGGCATGCGGCTGACCAACCTGCTCACGACGCACTTCGGCATCCCGCTGCACTTCCTGCGCGTGGACGGATCCGGCGCCATCTCCCGCGTGTTCGAGAACGACGATCTGCCCGTCCCGCGCGATGTCACCGGCTCGGTGGAAGGGCAGATCGTCTGCCGGAAATGGTCGGCGCGCGCCGCGTTCTCCGAGCAGAACCGCACGACCGAGCACTACCAGTACACCGACACACCTGCGGGCACCTACTGGTGCTCGACGCAGACGGGATCGACGTCGGACGGGGAATTCTCCATCACCGTGGGCGTCCCCTTCGACGACGCCAAATGGTTCCGCGGGCGCGAGAGCGTCACCCGTGCGGTCTCGACCTGCCCCGACGAGTCGTGCTGCCGGCGCCCGCCCGCCGAGGTCGCCGCCCGATGGCAGGGCAAGGCGTGGCCGAGCGCGCGCGTGCACATGCAGATGTTCTCCCCGCTGCCGCGCGGGGCGTTCCCTGGCGTGGACGACAACGAGGTCTACGCCTTCCTCGACCGGCACGCCTGA
- a CDS encoding NAD-dependent succinate-semialdehyde dehydrogenase codes for MTADRETELLGLVPDGLFIDGQWRAATDGKTLRVFDPATGRVIKEIADASPEDGKAALDAAVAAFPSWSATPARQRAEILRRAFDLLQERKEDFALLMTLEMGKPLAEARGEVAYGGEFLRWFSEETARIQGRYGANPEGTGRMIVSQHPVGPCFLITPWNFPLAMATRKIAPALAAGCTVVIKPAELTPLTTLLFARLLEDAGLPAGVVNVFTTSTSGAVSEPIIRDPRLRKLSFTGSTPVGQRLLQQASEGVLRTSMELGGNAPFVVFDDADLDKAVDGAIAAKFRNIGQACTAANRFIVHRSVADEFARRVTERVQGFTSGRGTEEGVTIGPLINEAAVQKASTLVEDAVTRGARVTTGGSRIERQGTFYEATVLTDVQPGSEILREEIFGPVLAIVPFDDEDDAVRIANDTEYGLVSYVFTESLSRGQRMIDKLETGMMGLNVGVVSNAAAPFGGWKMSGLGREGGAEGIHEYLQTKYTLTANPYA; via the coding sequence GTGACCGCCGACCGTGAGACCGAGCTGCTGGGACTCGTGCCCGATGGACTGTTCATCGACGGTCAGTGGCGTGCCGCGACCGACGGGAAGACGCTGCGGGTGTTCGATCCGGCGACCGGCCGGGTGATCAAGGAGATCGCCGACGCGTCCCCGGAGGATGGCAAGGCGGCGCTGGATGCCGCGGTTGCGGCGTTCCCGTCCTGGTCGGCCACGCCCGCCCGCCAGCGGGCCGAGATCCTGCGTCGCGCGTTCGATCTGCTGCAGGAGCGCAAGGAGGACTTCGCGCTGCTGATGACCCTGGAGATGGGCAAGCCGTTGGCCGAGGCGCGTGGCGAGGTCGCGTACGGGGGAGAGTTCCTGCGCTGGTTCAGCGAGGAGACCGCGCGCATCCAGGGTCGCTACGGCGCGAACCCGGAGGGCACGGGGCGGATGATCGTGTCGCAGCATCCGGTCGGTCCGTGCTTCCTGATCACACCGTGGAATTTCCCGCTCGCGATGGCGACCCGCAAGATCGCGCCGGCGTTGGCCGCGGGCTGCACGGTGGTCATCAAGCCCGCAGAGCTGACCCCGTTGACCACGCTGCTGTTCGCGCGGCTGCTGGAGGACGCCGGGCTGCCGGCCGGCGTGGTGAACGTGTTCACGACCTCGACCTCCGGCGCGGTGTCCGAGCCGATCATCCGCGATCCTCGGCTGCGGAAGCTGTCATTCACCGGGTCGACGCCGGTGGGTCAGCGGCTCCTGCAGCAGGCGTCCGAGGGCGTGCTGCGCACGTCGATGGAGCTCGGCGGCAACGCGCCGTTCGTCGTGTTCGACGATGCGGATCTGGACAAGGCCGTCGACGGGGCGATCGCGGCGAAGTTCCGCAACATCGGGCAGGCGTGCACGGCCGCGAACCGGTTCATCGTGCATCGCTCGGTGGCGGACGAGTTCGCCCGCCGGGTGACCGAGCGGGTGCAGGGCTTCACGAGCGGCCGCGGCACCGAAGAGGGGGTGACGATCGGCCCGTTGATCAACGAGGCTGCGGTGCAGAAGGCATCGACTCTCGTCGAGGATGCGGTCACCCGCGGCGCCAGGGTCACCACTGGAGGATCCCGGATCGAGCGCCAGGGCACCTTCTACGAGGCGACCGTGCTCACCGACGTGCAGCCGGGCAGCGAGATCCTCCGCGAGGAGATCTTCGGGCCGGTGCTGGCCATCGTCCCCTTCGACGACGAGGACGACGCGGTGCGCATCGCGAACGACACCGAGTACGGGCTCGTCTCGTACGTGTTCACCGAGTCGCTCTCCCGCGGTCAGCGGATGATCGACAAGCTCGAGACCGGCATGATGGGGCTCAACGTCGGAGTCGTCTCCAACGCGGCGGCCCCGTTCGGTGGCTGGAAGATGTCGGGCCTGGGGCGCGAAGGCGGCGCCGAGGGCATCCACGAGTACCTGCAGACGAAGTACACGCTCACCGCCAACCCGTACGCCTGA